One Lacunisphaera limnophila DNA window includes the following coding sequences:
- a CDS encoding glycosyltransferase family 4 protein — protein sequence MHELAHATLHFDPPYPGLVGGSILHGWLVPRTGHHFTDVRVVAGDALFPGVYGIPRRDLAEYFKSDQPYLLAGFSVTLNLPAGRYRLTLEACTLAGAWEAIDTVERDVTAAEATPDPEAHAPLSAPMIGETLGILLRRLAAPGLTPAAAATALIRETPPRHHLQHPPRPFHGHLDQPHLWAFSLFGRLPLTGWVFHESLPLKRVFATTDLLATQDLKHGRGTPFLLERPGTPPHAAHAGYDGFLDLPAQLPRPATVRVYAELEDGSWHLGSVARFTVTDQEFAKQAYAAYSPLRFWCAWRALAGAIQQRGWTVPSGPDYRATILTAWRDYRTRAPRPTPIRPHPPARAAAPTRPGVVHLISHNLNQEGAPLFLLEYARHLRTQPGVTLQVTSAKEGPLRAAFEALGATVRVVDPAPLYQCRDAGGLRAALRTLAADVDLSPASLVVANTLSGWWGVHLARLAGRPALLYIHESTPPRAFFHVALPASAVPVVEETFRLADRVSFLTPATRHYYTALSDGSNYCLHPGWIDLARIDAFRATANRDALRTRLGLTADRRLVINVGTVCERKGQHLFARAVAQLWRMAPELAATADFLMIGGRDTPYDRDLADFIRTLGRTNLRVVPETGDVYPYYGAADLFVCSSYEESFPRVVLEAMAFSLPILSTAVHGIPEIVRPDREALLVPPGDSAALAAGLQQLLASPATGRDYGAAARTRVAAEYDSAVLLPRHLTLARSLGLNAG from the coding sequence ATGCACGAGCTTGCCCACGCCACCTTGCACTTCGACCCACCCTACCCCGGGCTGGTGGGCGGCTCGATCCTGCACGGCTGGCTCGTACCCCGCACCGGCCACCATTTTACCGACGTGCGCGTCGTCGCCGGCGACGCCTTGTTTCCCGGGGTCTACGGTATCCCGCGCCGCGATCTGGCCGAGTACTTTAAGTCCGACCAGCCTTATCTCCTGGCCGGCTTCAGCGTCACCCTGAACCTCCCGGCCGGCCGCTACCGCCTCACCCTGGAGGCCTGCACCCTCGCCGGGGCCTGGGAGGCGATCGACACCGTGGAACGCGATGTCACCGCCGCGGAAGCGACCCCGGATCCGGAGGCGCACGCGCCGCTGTCCGCCCCGATGATCGGCGAAACCCTGGGCATCCTGCTCCGCCGGCTCGCCGCGCCCGGCCTCACCCCCGCCGCGGCCGCCACCGCCCTCATCCGCGAAACCCCGCCGCGCCACCACCTGCAGCACCCCCCCCGCCCGTTCCACGGCCACCTCGACCAGCCCCACCTCTGGGCCTTCTCGCTCTTCGGCCGCCTGCCGCTCACCGGCTGGGTTTTCCATGAGAGCCTGCCGCTCAAGCGCGTGTTCGCCACCACCGACCTCCTCGCAACGCAGGATCTCAAGCACGGTCGCGGGACACCCTTCCTGCTCGAACGACCCGGGACCCCGCCCCACGCGGCGCACGCCGGCTACGACGGCTTTCTCGACCTGCCCGCCCAGCTCCCGCGCCCCGCCACCGTCCGCGTCTACGCGGAACTGGAGGACGGCAGCTGGCACCTCGGCTCCGTCGCGCGCTTCACGGTCACCGACCAGGAATTCGCCAAGCAGGCCTACGCCGCGTATTCCCCGCTGCGCTTCTGGTGCGCCTGGCGCGCCCTGGCCGGCGCGATCCAACAGCGCGGTTGGACCGTTCCTTCCGGCCCGGACTACCGCGCCACGATCCTGACCGCCTGGCGCGATTACCGCACCCGGGCCCCGCGCCCCACCCCGATCCGCCCGCACCCGCCGGCCCGCGCCGCAGCTCCCACCCGGCCCGGTGTTGTCCACCTGATCTCGCACAACCTCAACCAGGAGGGCGCCCCGCTCTTCCTCCTGGAATATGCCCGTCATCTCCGGACCCAGCCCGGGGTCACGCTGCAGGTGACCAGCGCCAAGGAAGGCCCTTTGCGCGCGGCCTTCGAGGCCTTGGGCGCGACGGTCCGCGTGGTCGACCCGGCTCCTCTCTACCAGTGCCGTGACGCCGGCGGTCTGCGCGCGGCCCTGCGCACCCTGGCGGCCGACGTTGATCTTTCCCCGGCCAGCTTGGTGGTGGCCAACACCCTCTCCGGCTGGTGGGGCGTGCACCTCGCCCGTCTGGCCGGCCGCCCGGCGCTGCTCTACATCCACGAAAGCACGCCGCCCCGCGCTTTTTTCCATGTCGCCCTGCCCGCGTCCGCCGTGCCGGTCGTGGAGGAAACCTTCCGCCTGGCCGACCGCGTGTCCTTCCTCACCCCGGCCACCCGGCACTATTACACCGCCCTCTCCGACGGCTCCAACTACTGCCTCCATCCGGGCTGGATCGACCTGGCGCGGATCGATGCGTTCCGCGCCACCGCGAACCGCGACGCACTCCGCACCCGGCTTGGTCTGACCGCGGACCGACGGCTGGTCATCAACGTCGGCACCGTGTGCGAACGGAAGGGCCAGCACCTCTTCGCCCGCGCGGTCGCCCAACTCTGGCGCATGGCCCCGGAACTCGCCGCCACCGCGGACTTCCTCATGATTGGCGGCCGCGACACGCCCTACGATCGGGACCTGGCCGACTTTATCCGGACCCTCGGGCGGACCAACCTGCGCGTCGTGCCGGAGACCGGCGACGTCTACCCCTATTACGGTGCCGCCGACCTCTTTGTCTGCTCGAGTTACGAGGAGTCCTTCCCCCGTGTCGTGCTCGAGGCCATGGCCTTCTCCCTGCCCATCCTCAGCACCGCAGTCCACGGAATCCCCGAGATCGTCCGACCCGACCGCGAGGCTCTGCTGGTCCCGCCGGGGGATTCGGCCGCGCTCGCCGCCGGCCTGCAGCAGTTGCTGGCCTCGCCCGCGACGGGCCGGGACTATGGCGCGGCCGCCCGCACCCGCGTCGCGGCGGAATACGACAGCGCCGTCCTGCTGCCCCGCCACCTCACCCTCGCCCGCTCCCTCGGACTGAACGCCGGGTGA
- a CDS encoding ArnT family glycosyltransferase has protein sequence MSSPAADRRESRFLIVLFVLALGFNLYGVTYHWTMGFMAGHEFRQAHTAIVAYHIDQQNNFSLLYETPIFGKPWVSLLLEVPIYEWAVVGLSRLTGLPHVIAARTITAACFYLTLPALWLLLGRLALPKPRRLLVLALVLSAPVYIFYSRAFLMDSMALMASAWWLVAFVRTMDERRWGWLGLAVVAGTLAALVKSAILAVWMVPGAAYGAWLLGRDLRAGAGWRAPLRTLLWGLATVVVALGCLRAWVAYTDPIKAAHASAWIFTSKNLSQGNWGLFDFDALFSAQLWRYLLACWEQAIMSRWMIAALLVAGLALPTARGRVAGAAACFLAAQILFPFAYAYQDYYFYACAVFLHGALGWALLALWDSRLPRWAAGVVMLAVLGAQGATYWRDYRVQQSVVHHGGYPFTDVIRELTPKQTVIIVAGADWAAMSPLYAQRKALMIRNGLEHDHAYLERAFNDLAGEEVSALVVYGPLRQNKDFINKVAERFDLDARAPTFSFVTTADTYLARLYAKGAQLRLKNSRRYPDLTIPPEALAEIPTKGRAQISPAIARDVFINIRPGPYQMDFEFGLDWLGEGAMPVLSAHPNSDLWVRPPPHAKQIRWSYGIFAGAYEKPEARTDGVEFIIHGELPDGTSREIYHRLLDPAQNPADRPDQHEVIAYEPRPEESLRFSTRPHQSSAYDWAYTIRIEVK, from the coding sequence ATGTCCAGTCCAGCCGCCGACCGGCGGGAGAGCCGGTTCCTGATCGTCCTCTTCGTCCTCGCGTTAGGCTTCAACCTTTACGGGGTGACCTACCACTGGACCATGGGCTTCATGGCCGGCCATGAGTTCCGGCAGGCGCACACGGCGATCGTGGCGTACCACATCGACCAGCAGAACAATTTCTCGCTGCTCTATGAGACCCCGATCTTCGGGAAGCCCTGGGTCTCGCTCCTGCTCGAGGTGCCGATCTACGAGTGGGCGGTGGTCGGGTTGAGCCGGCTGACCGGCCTGCCCCACGTGATCGCGGCGCGGACGATCACGGCGGCCTGCTTTTACCTGACGCTCCCCGCGCTCTGGCTGCTGCTGGGCCGGCTGGCGCTGCCGAAGCCGCGCCGGCTGCTGGTGCTGGCGCTGGTCCTGAGCGCCCCGGTGTATATTTTTTATTCGCGCGCCTTCCTGATGGACTCGATGGCGCTGATGGCCAGCGCCTGGTGGTTGGTGGCTTTTGTGCGCACGATGGACGAGCGGCGCTGGGGTTGGCTGGGGCTTGCCGTGGTGGCGGGCACCCTCGCCGCGCTGGTGAAGAGCGCGATCCTGGCCGTCTGGATGGTGCCCGGCGCGGCGTACGGCGCCTGGCTGCTCGGGCGGGATCTGCGCGCGGGCGCCGGCTGGCGGGCGCCGCTGCGGACGCTGCTCTGGGGGCTCGCCACGGTGGTGGTGGCGCTCGGTTGCCTGCGGGCCTGGGTCGCGTACACCGATCCCATCAAGGCCGCGCACGCCTCGGCGTGGATCTTCACCTCCAAGAATCTGTCGCAGGGCAACTGGGGGCTGTTTGATTTTGACGCCTTGTTCTCGGCCCAACTCTGGCGCTACCTGCTGGCCTGCTGGGAGCAGGCGATCATGTCGCGCTGGATGATCGCGGCGCTGCTGGTAGCGGGGTTGGCTTTGCCGACGGCACGCGGCCGCGTGGCCGGCGCGGCGGCATGCTTCTTGGCCGCGCAGATTCTCTTCCCCTTCGCCTACGCCTATCAGGATTATTATTTCTATGCGTGCGCGGTCTTCCTGCACGGGGCCCTCGGCTGGGCCTTGCTCGCGTTGTGGGACTCGCGGCTGCCGCGCTGGGCGGCGGGGGTGGTCATGCTGGCGGTGCTCGGCGCGCAGGGCGCCACGTACTGGCGCGACTACCGGGTGCAGCAGAGCGTGGTGCACCACGGCGGGTATCCCTTCACCGATGTCATCCGTGAGCTCACACCCAAGCAGACGGTGATCATTGTCGCCGGGGCGGATTGGGCGGCGATGTCCCCGCTCTATGCCCAGCGCAAGGCGCTGATGATCCGCAACGGGCTGGAACACGACCACGCCTACCTCGAGCGGGCGTTCAACGACCTGGCCGGGGAGGAGGTATCGGCCCTCGTGGTCTACGGACCCCTGCGGCAGAACAAGGATTTCATCAACAAGGTCGCGGAGCGCTTCGACCTGGATGCGCGGGCTCCGACCTTTTCGTTTGTCACGACCGCGGACACCTACCTGGCCCGGCTATATGCGAAGGGCGCACAACTCCGCCTGAAGAACAGCCGGCGCTATCCGGATCTCACGATCCCGCCGGAGGCCTTGGCGGAGATCCCGACGAAGGGCCGGGCCCAGATTTCACCGGCCATCGCGCGCGACGTTTTCATCAACATCCGGCCGGGTCCCTACCAGATGGACTTTGAATTCGGCCTGGACTGGCTGGGGGAGGGAGCCATGCCGGTGCTCTCGGCCCACCCCAACTCGGACCTGTGGGTGCGGCCGCCGCCCCACGCGAAACAGATCCGGTGGAGTTATGGCATTTTCGCCGGCGCCTACGAAAAGCCGGAGGCCCGGACCGACGGCGTCGAGTTCATCATCCACGGGGAACTGCCCGATGGAACGTCGCGCGAGATCTACCACCGCTTGTTGGACCCGGCGCAGAATCCGGCGGACCGCCCCGACCAGCATGAGGTCATCGCGTATGAGCCCCGGCCGGAAGAAAGCCTGCGTTTCTCGACCCGGCCCCACCAGAGCAGCGCCTACGACTGGGCCTACACGATCCGCATCGAGGTGAAGTGA
- a CDS encoding glycosyltransferase family 4 protein, protein MAPPDWQSAIEIHPVDWVCPTGPFWLAGWVTSAANLVPVDVRAWLGPRPFLGLCGLPRPDREAAARGQAGPPHAGFTFLIQPVSGARTLRIEVCDQHGRWTEIFHRAVTSSGTSAPAPPPPPDSQALLGLLRARHARPDEDGAALAREVATAAHIGTFAVLPSPPFHGALEQIAAVAAVQYDHLLVSGWIAHREQRILGLTAFLDSASPLPLVHGLARPDADAVFPGLVDGASSRFAGFLPVPAQLPRPLALRIFARLADGRQELVFLHRFQPAVVSGRGTDLPEFSPVTFARAAWDLRRAGWSGGWSVMRSAWQEYRTGAPAHRLPRPITDPAPNPSAAHRVVLVTHNLNREGAPLIACELALYLAALPGWSVRVVSPEDGPLRTTLTAAGLPVTLVDAAPLLTAADDVHHARALDRMSADPVWAGADVVIANTMVAAWAIHLAARLRRPSLLYVHESVAARRFFALQLPSAAIRRIEQAFTLATRVAFSARAAQGAHAALAGRGHFRVLPGWIEVSHIRAYAAAHTPGELRHAHGLPADAIIFANIGSLLPRKGQHVFLAAIARLRQLVPETTPLRFLLVGAKEGPDAYTDLLRHTLATQSLPGVQLFPQTPDAYAFFQLADVCVCSSLEEAFPRVVLEAAAFGRSIVSTQVDGIPEILAEDEAWLVPPGDAERLAQAMFAALQAHLRGDRTRAQKAQATVTARFDATRLLPLHADLIRTVAAVPFH, encoded by the coding sequence ATGGCACCGCCCGACTGGCAGTCCGCAATCGAGATTCATCCCGTGGACTGGGTCTGCCCGACCGGGCCCTTCTGGCTTGCGGGCTGGGTCACCTCGGCCGCCAACCTCGTACCGGTCGATGTGCGTGCCTGGCTCGGCCCCCGGCCATTCCTCGGTCTCTGCGGTTTGCCGCGACCGGACCGGGAGGCCGCCGCACGCGGCCAAGCCGGGCCGCCGCACGCCGGTTTTACCTTCCTGATCCAACCGGTGTCCGGCGCCCGCACGCTGCGCATCGAGGTCTGCGACCAGCATGGCCGCTGGACGGAGATCTTCCACCGCGCCGTCACTTCCTCCGGCACCAGCGCGCCGGCCCCGCCCCCGCCGCCCGATTCGCAAGCGTTGCTCGGTCTGCTGCGGGCCCGGCACGCCCGGCCCGACGAGGACGGGGCCGCCCTCGCCCGCGAGGTCGCCACCGCCGCGCACATCGGCACTTTCGCCGTGCTGCCCAGCCCTCCGTTCCACGGGGCGCTCGAGCAAATCGCCGCGGTCGCCGCGGTGCAATACGACCACCTGCTGGTCAGCGGCTGGATCGCCCATCGCGAACAGCGGATCTTAGGTCTCACCGCTTTCCTCGACTCCGCCTCCCCGCTGCCCCTGGTGCACGGCCTCGCCCGGCCCGATGCGGATGCCGTGTTTCCCGGCCTGGTCGATGGCGCCTCCTCGCGTTTTGCCGGTTTCCTGCCGGTTCCCGCCCAGCTGCCCCGCCCGCTCGCGCTCCGCATCTTCGCCCGCCTCGCCGACGGACGGCAGGAACTGGTGTTCCTCCACCGTTTCCAGCCTGCGGTCGTCAGCGGACGCGGTACGGATCTGCCCGAATTTTCTCCTGTCACCTTCGCCCGGGCCGCCTGGGACCTCCGCCGGGCGGGCTGGAGCGGCGGCTGGAGCGTCATGCGGAGCGCCTGGCAGGAATACCGCACCGGCGCACCGGCGCACCGGCTGCCCCGCCCGATTACCGACCCCGCCCCCAATCCGAGCGCTGCTCACCGCGTCGTCCTCGTTACGCACAACCTCAATCGGGAGGGCGCTCCGCTCATCGCCTGCGAACTCGCCCTGTATCTCGCCGCCTTGCCCGGTTGGAGCGTGCGGGTGGTTTCCCCGGAGGACGGCCCCCTGCGCACCACGCTGACCGCCGCCGGCCTGCCGGTCACCTTGGTGGATGCCGCCCCGCTCCTGACGGCCGCTGACGACGTCCACCACGCCCGCGCGCTTGACCGGATGTCCGCCGACCCGGTCTGGGCCGGCGCCGACGTCGTGATTGCCAACACGATGGTCGCCGCTTGGGCGATACACCTGGCCGCGCGACTGCGCCGGCCTTCCCTCCTTTATGTGCACGAAAGCGTCGCCGCCCGGCGCTTTTTTGCCCTGCAGCTGCCCTCGGCCGCGATCAGGCGAATCGAACAGGCCTTCACCCTTGCCACCCGGGTGGCCTTTTCCGCCCGGGCGGCCCAAGGGGCCCACGCCGCGCTCGCCGGCCGCGGCCATTTCCGGGTCCTGCCCGGCTGGATCGAGGTCAGCCATATTCGCGCCTACGCCGCCGCCCATACCCCGGGCGAACTGCGCCACGCCCACGGCCTGCCGGCCGATGCCATCATCTTTGCCAACATCGGCTCACTGCTGCCCCGCAAGGGCCAGCACGTCTTCCTTGCCGCGATCGCCCGCCTCCGGCAACTCGTCCCGGAGACCACCCCCCTGCGCTTCCTGCTGGTCGGCGCCAAGGAGGGGCCCGACGCCTACACCGATCTCCTGCGACACACCCTCGCCACGCAATCGCTGCCGGGCGTGCAGCTTTTCCCGCAGACCCCGGACGCGTACGCGTTCTTCCAACTCGCCGACGTCTGCGTGTGCTCCAGCCTGGAGGAGGCTTTCCCCCGGGTGGTGCTGGAGGCCGCCGCCTTCGGCCGGTCCATCGTGTCGACCCAGGTCGACGGCATTCCCGAGATCCTTGCGGAGGACGAAGCCTGGCTTGTGCCCCCCGGGGATGCGGAACGACTCGCCCAGGCGATGTTCGCCGCGCTGCAGGCGCATCTGCGCGGGGATCGGACCCGCGCGCAAAAAGCCCAGGCCACGGTCACTGCCCGGTTCGACGCCACCCGCCTGCTTCCGCTCCATGCCGATCTGATTCGCACCGTGGCGGCCGTGCCGTTCCATTGA
- a CDS encoding glycosyltransferase family 4 protein — protein MPETAFSFSHLETPSPGATLPPGRHLVRGWVWPKPGGHFVDVRARVGDRIFAGVHGLPRPDLATHFHTGRPVALAEFAIAVELNASDRETVLEALTIEGRWIPFQIVNWTIAAGAAPVDFAIPRGPLRWIDHGHGLRQLLRAAARHPGESLAGLAAQLADELPWPRVLRDAPTPLIGFVDEPASVCCCRFGRIPAFGHLFHPTQRIRRILATVDLQSWQLLAIHQPSPGPAAFYTQYPHARACGFIGLVDVPAQLPNPVSLRIYAELEDGSLHLGPVVRTRLHTQEAEKDPGPATASFDSALTAWEQALAKREMSVARDADLDRIVSELRTAHAASARLRPAPTVPALVTAPARAAAPLPSRVLLATHGLSLQGAPRFLLELGCALAAAGARLQVVSAEDGPLRAAFESLGATVRILDCTSVMQAGSPAAATSALADLAAEPDWAAADLVIANSFTTFWAVHAAKAADRPVLFYVHESTTPASFYGQRVPPPVISLTEEAFALADLVSFTTASTRNCHLGYGRPERHRLTPGWVDVAALDTWAATQDRAALRRDLGVQPGEQLVCNIGTVSDRKGQHTFARAVDLLGRRHPELMARTRFLLLGGRDTPFDTMLADTLADLGHANLLVHPETTDYLRYYLAADLFACSSYEESSPRVVFEAMALGVPIIASAVHGVPELVRDGLEACLLPPGDTVAWADGLARLLATPTVGRELAARARARAENQFAAPAVMARHLALAATAALRPG, from the coding sequence ATGCCAGAAACAGCCTTCAGCTTCAGCCATCTCGAAACACCCTCCCCGGGCGCCACCCTGCCCCCGGGCCGCCACCTGGTCCGCGGCTGGGTGTGGCCGAAACCGGGCGGGCATTTCGTCGATGTGCGCGCCCGCGTGGGCGACCGCATCTTTGCCGGCGTGCATGGCCTCCCTCGCCCCGACCTTGCCACCCACTTCCACACCGGCCGCCCCGTCGCCTTGGCGGAATTCGCCATCGCCGTGGAACTCAATGCAAGCGACCGCGAGACCGTGCTCGAGGCGCTGACGATCGAGGGTCGCTGGATCCCCTTCCAGATTGTGAATTGGACCATTGCCGCCGGTGCGGCGCCGGTTGACTTCGCCATTCCCCGTGGCCCTCTGCGCTGGATCGATCATGGCCACGGCTTGCGCCAGCTCCTGCGCGCCGCCGCCCGCCACCCGGGTGAGTCCCTCGCCGGCCTGGCCGCCCAGTTGGCCGACGAACTCCCGTGGCCCCGCGTCCTGCGCGATGCGCCGACCCCGCTGATCGGTTTCGTGGATGAGCCAGCCTCCGTCTGCTGCTGCCGCTTCGGGCGCATCCCCGCCTTCGGCCATCTCTTCCACCCGACGCAGCGCATCCGCCGCATCCTCGCCACCGTCGATCTGCAATCCTGGCAACTGTTGGCCATCCACCAACCCTCGCCCGGCCCGGCCGCGTTCTACACCCAATACCCCCACGCCCGGGCCTGCGGTTTCATCGGTCTCGTGGACGTCCCCGCACAACTGCCGAATCCCGTCAGCCTCAGGATCTACGCCGAGCTGGAGGACGGCAGCCTGCACCTCGGCCCGGTCGTGCGGACCCGGCTGCACACGCAGGAGGCGGAAAAGGACCCCGGCCCGGCCACCGCGTCCTTTGACTCCGCGCTGACCGCCTGGGAACAGGCCTTGGCAAAACGCGAAATGTCCGTGGCCCGCGACGCCGATCTCGATCGCATCGTTTCCGAGCTGCGTACCGCGCACGCGGCGAGTGCCCGTCTGCGTCCCGCGCCCACTGTCCCTGCCCTGGTAACAGCTCCCGCCCGCGCCGCCGCCCCGCTCCCGTCGCGCGTATTGCTGGCCACCCACGGCCTGAGCCTGCAGGGTGCGCCGCGCTTTCTCCTCGAGCTCGGCTGCGCGCTCGCCGCCGCCGGTGCCCGCCTGCAGGTGGTCAGCGCTGAGGACGGCCCCTTGCGCGCCGCCTTCGAGTCGCTCGGCGCCACGGTGCGGATCCTCGATTGCACCTCGGTCATGCAGGCCGGCTCGCCCGCGGCCGCGACCAGCGCTCTGGCCGACTTGGCGGCCGAGCCCGACTGGGCCGCCGCGGATCTCGTGATTGCCAACAGCTTCACCACCTTCTGGGCCGTGCACGCCGCCAAGGCCGCCGACCGGCCGGTGCTGTTCTACGTCCACGAAAGCACGACTCCGGCCTCCTTCTACGGCCAGCGGGTGCCGCCCCCGGTCATCTCGCTCACCGAGGAAGCCTTCGCCCTGGCCGACCTCGTGTCCTTCACCACCGCCTCCACCCGGAATTGCCACCTCGGCTACGGGCGGCCGGAGCGGCACCGGCTCACGCCCGGCTGGGTGGATGTCGCCGCGCTGGACACCTGGGCCGCGACGCAGGATCGCGCGGCGCTACGCCGGGATCTCGGCGTCCAACCGGGCGAACAACTCGTCTGCAACATCGGCACCGTGTCCGATCGCAAGGGCCAGCACACCTTCGCCCGCGCCGTGGACTTGCTCGGACGGCGTCACCCGGAACTCATGGCCCGCACCCGCTTCCTGCTCCTGGGCGGACGCGACACGCCGTTCGACACGATGCTGGCCGACACCCTGGCCGATCTCGGCCACGCCAACTTGCTCGTCCACCCCGAGACCACCGACTACCTGCGCTATTACCTGGCCGCCGATCTGTTCGCCTGCTCCAGCTACGAGGAATCGTCGCCGCGGGTCGTCTTCGAGGCCATGGCCCTCGGCGTCCCGATCATCGCCTCCGCCGTGCATGGCGTGCCCGAACTGGTGCGCGATGGGCTCGAGGCCTGCCTGCTGCCACCCGGCGACACCGTCGCGTGGGCCGACGGCCTCGCCCGCCTGCTCGCGACCCCCACCGTGGGCCGTGAACTCGCGGCCCGTGCTCGCGCCCGGGCGGAAAACCAATTTGCCGCCCCGGCGGTGATGGCGCGTCATCTCGCCCTGGCCGCCACCGCGGCGCTGCGCCCCGGCTGA
- a CDS encoding glycosyltransferase family 4 protein, whose amino-acid sequence MIIDSPQWKLAIEVHPADWRFPAGITWLAGWLWSPQNRVTTDLRAWVDGRCFLANWGLPKPGLDEVWLKHPGPPYLGFTLLLEPHAGAALLRLEVRDQTNQWTEIFQTAITVDPAAPGCPPPPAFPSLLPGLVNPLLRLHGRRPATPLAALADEIVSGALAEPRNALPSPPFFGALEAPRDVGWVRYGRLSITGWLAHRDQRVTRLTALVDPLQEGALLYGLPRTDVGGEFADLPGRETSAFVGHVDLPADTTVPALLKLFATLADGTKHLVWAQRFTPRVIAGAEAALPALDRRTFARTAWALRASCRRHGLPAGGWAATLPALRAAWAAYATEAPAPAGRSRLAPEPAAVPPSAAPLHVLVVTHNLNFEGAPWFIFELARHLACQPGVTVRIVSPQDGPMRAVFTAAGLAVDLVDLGPVLAAKSAPEFSTRLATATAGLPWTTTGVVIANTMVSFWAVHAARAAGKPSLLYVHESSPIRRFFKSDLDPALFPVIEAAFRSADRVVFTADSSRHVFDSLGDRDNFALLPSWVDAGRVDTFAAAHTPADLRRKHGLDPAAVLVVNIGSVCERKGQHIFIQAIALLKDELARTHPGRKVEFLMVGARPGLFLQTLEEEVTRLGLSGLARFIPETGEIFDFYQLADIFVCTSFEESFPRVLLESAAFRRLIVSTNVNGIAEMIGPDEAWLTPPGDRYRLAEALTLALAAHAAGDRSRPEKARASVLKKYHEANSLPRHVRLIRAVAAARA is encoded by the coding sequence ATGATCATCGACAGCCCCCAGTGGAAGCTCGCGATCGAGGTGCACCCGGCGGACTGGCGCTTTCCGGCCGGGATCACCTGGCTCGCCGGCTGGCTTTGGTCGCCCCAAAACCGCGTGACCACCGACCTGCGCGCCTGGGTCGACGGGCGCTGCTTCCTCGCCAACTGGGGCCTGCCCAAGCCCGGCCTCGACGAGGTCTGGCTCAAACACCCCGGCCCGCCCTACCTCGGCTTCACCCTCCTGCTCGAGCCGCACGCCGGTGCCGCCTTGCTCCGCCTCGAGGTCCGCGACCAGACCAATCAATGGACGGAGATTTTTCAGACCGCCATCACCGTCGACCCCGCCGCCCCCGGCTGCCCGCCGCCGCCCGCTTTCCCGTCGCTGCTGCCCGGCTTGGTCAACCCGCTGCTCCGGTTGCACGGCCGCCGCCCAGCCACCCCCCTCGCCGCCCTTGCCGACGAGATCGTCTCCGGCGCCCTCGCCGAGCCGCGCAACGCCCTGCCCAGCCCCCCGTTCTTCGGCGCGCTCGAGGCCCCGCGTGATGTCGGTTGGGTGCGCTACGGCCGCCTCTCGATCACCGGCTGGCTCGCCCACCGCGACCAACGCGTCACCCGCCTCACCGCCCTCGTGGACCCGCTGCAGGAGGGCGCGCTGCTCTACGGCCTGCCCCGCACCGACGTCGGCGGCGAGTTCGCTGACCTGCCCGGACGGGAGACCTCCGCCTTTGTCGGCCACGTGGACCTGCCGGCGGACACCACGGTGCCCGCCCTGCTCAAGCTCTTCGCCACCCTCGCCGATGGCACCAAGCATCTGGTCTGGGCCCAACGCTTCACCCCGCGCGTGATCGCCGGCGCCGAAGCCGCGCTACCCGCCCTGGACCGCCGCACCTTTGCGCGCACCGCGTGGGCCCTGCGCGCCTCCTGCCGCCGCCACGGCCTGCCCGCGGGCGGCTGGGCCGCCACGCTCCCCGCGCTGCGCGCCGCTTGGGCCGCCTATGCCACCGAAGCCCCGGCGCCCGCCGGTCGCTCCCGCCTCGCGCCCGAACCCGCCGCCGTCCCCCCCTCCGCCGCACCGCTCCATGTGCTCGTGGTGACCCACAACCTCAACTTTGAGGGCGCCCCCTGGTTCATCTTCGAGCTGGCCCGGCATCTTGCCTGCCAGCCGGGGGTGACCGTGCGCATCGTCTCGCCCCAGGACGGCCCGATGCGGGCGGTCTTCACCGCGGCCGGCCTCGCTGTTGACCTCGTGGATCTCGGGCCGGTGTTGGCCGCAAAATCCGCCCCGGAATTTTCCACCCGCCTGGCCACCGCCACCGCCGGCCTACCCTGGACCACCACCGGCGTGGTCATCGCCAACACCATGGTCTCCTTCTGGGCCGTCCACGCCGCGCGGGCCGCCGGCAAGCCCTCCCTCCTCTATGTCCATGAAAGCTCGCCCATCCGCCGCTTCTTCAAGTCCGACCTGGACCCCGCCCTCTTCCCCGTGATCGAGGCGGCCTTCCGCTCCGCGGATCGCGTCGTGTTCACCGCGGATTCCTCCCGCCACGTGTTCGACTCCCTCGGCGACCGGGACAACTTCGCGCTGCTCCCGAGTTGGGTGGACGCGGGGCGCGTCGACACCTTCGCCGCCGCGCACACCCCCGCCGACCTGCGGCGCAAGCACGGGCTCGATCCCGCCGCCGTGCTCGTGGTCAACATCGGCTCGGTCTGCGAGCGCAAGGGCCAGCACATTTTCATCCAGGCCATCGCCCTGCTGAAGGACGAACTGGCCCGCACGCACCCCGGCCGAAAGGTCGAGTTTCTCATGGTCGGCGCCCGGCCCGGCCTGTTCCTCCAGACCCTCGAGGAGGAAGTCACCCGTCTGGGCCTCAGCGGTCTGGCCCGCTTCATCCCCGAGACCGGCGAGATCTTCGACTTCTACCAACTCGCTGATATCTTCGTCTGCACGAGCTTCGAGGAATCCTTTCCCCGGGTCCTGCTCGAATCCGCCGCGTTCCGCCGCCTCATCGTCTCGACCAACGTGAACGGCATCGCCGAAATGATCGGTCCCGACGAGGCCTGGTTGACCCCGCCTGGCGACCGCTATCGCCTCGCCGAGGCCCTCACCCTGGCCCTCGCCGCCCACGCCGCCGGCGACCGGAGCCGGCCGGAAAAGGCCCGCGCCTCCGTCCTGAAAAAATACCACGAGGCGAATTCCCTGCCGCGCCACGTCCGCCTCATCCGCGCCGTCGCCGCCGCCCGCGCCTGA